CATCAATTTGCCATAACTTGCCTTTAAAGGCTCGTTCCCTCCATCCCAAGTGCCGGTATTAGGCTGCTCAAATGTAGTAGTTTGCGACATATGTGTTAGAGAATAATTAATGGTTCAAGATTAAGAATACGTACAAGTAGATCCAAAGGGCGCCTAAAAAGTGCCAGTAAATGGTGCAAAGCTCAATTCTGGTCAAGTTCTTGGAGTGAACCTTATACTTAAGCGCCGAAATTACTACAATAATTAGAAAAACTAAGCCTGTGATTAAGTGAAAAGCATGAACGCCGGTCAGGACATACAAAAAAGACCCAGACGGGTTGGCGGTACTGCCACCAAAAAACACTTTATCCTGAACCAACTGTCCCCAGCCTTCCCACTGCCCTACTAAGAAAGCAGAACCTGCTACAATGGTGAGGAGTAACGCCAGCTTTAAGGAAGTCATGTTATCGCGCTTGGCAGAGACATAAGCCCACTGCATGAAGATACTACTTAACACAATGACCACGGTGTTCACCAGCAAAATAGCCGGCAGGTTAAACTCAAGCCAGTTCCCTTCTTCCCGGCGCACAATATAGGCACTGGTAAAGGCCGCAAACATCATGATGATGCTCACAATCAACAACACCAACATAAACTTAAGGGGATTCACCCTGCGTTGTTCGGTTGGCACTTTTGTATTTATATCCATGGTACTAAAAATCAAAGCCTGTCCACCACAAACGCTATCTGTACGATAGGTAGGTATAAAAAGGAGCCGAACATTATGTTCATGGCGGCCCGCTTAGAACAGGTGTGCATTAAATAAAACGTCTGCATTAAAAACAACACCCCACATACCACCGCAATAAAAGCAGAAGTCTTTCCTGCCATCCCAAATTGCAAGGGCAGTAAACTCAAAGGAATCAGCAAGAGCGTATAGGTCATGATATGAATAGCGGTCTTCAAGTTTTTTCCACCCGCCATTGGGAGCATCTTAAAGCCAGCTTTTTTATAATCATCATCCAACACCCAGGCAATGGCCCAGAAATGAGGGAATTGCCAGATAAACTGAATACCAAATAAAATCCAGGCTTCTACCCCAATATATCCTCTGGCTGCTACCCAACCAATCAAGGGAGGCAGTGCCCCCGGAAAAGCTCCTACAAAAACAGAGATAGGAGAAATCTGCTTTAATGGAGTGTAGAAGAACCCATATAATAACAAGGATAGAAACGACAATGCCGCTGCCAGCCAGTTGAAGTAAAACC
The nucleotide sequence above comes from Nibribacter ruber. Encoded proteins:
- the cyoE gene encoding heme o synthase, giving the protein MFVQDVTSSAPASSVMTKATAYFQLLKFRLSFTVSFSSAIGFILGNPSAPWTDSLIVLLGGLLVTGAANIINQILEKDLDKLMKRTSKRPLPTGALTVREAIVYCVLLCIAGSCLLGFYFNWLAAALSFLSLLLYGFFYTPLKQISPISVFVGAFPGALPPLIGWVAARGYIGVEAWILFGIQFIWQFPHFWAIAWVLDDDYKKAGFKMLPMAGGKNLKTAIHIMTYTLLLIPLSLLPLQFGMAGKTSAFIAVVCGVLFLMQTFYLMHTCSKRAAMNIMFGSFLYLPIVQIAFVVDRL
- a CDS encoding cytochrome c oxidase subunit 3 codes for the protein MDINTKVPTEQRRVNPLKFMLVLLIVSIIMMFAAFTSAYIVRREEGNWLEFNLPAILLVNTVVIVLSSIFMQWAYVSAKRDNMTSLKLALLLTIVAGSAFLVGQWEGWGQLVQDKVFFGGSTANPSGSFLYVLTGVHAFHLITGLVFLIIVVISALKYKVHSKNLTRIELCTIYWHFLGALWIYLYVFLILNH